cctgagaaaattgtaaatagttctacctgaagacccagctataccgatcctgggcaaatacccaaaagttgctccattatataacaaggacatgtgctccattatgttcacagcagccttaattataacgTTCAGAAGCTAGAAATAACCCACATATTcccccaacagaagaatggataaagaaaatgtggcacatatatACTTGGAATACTATGAAACAATTAAAAGCAATCACTTCaagaaattcacaggcaaatggatggaactagaatatattatcctgaatgaggtaacccggACACAAAAGTAagacacatggtatgtactcaataacCCAAAAATTCATAATGCCCATGATAAAacctacagaccatatgaaatgtagaaggaaggaagaccagtaggtggatgcttcagtcctgctttGAGGGGAGCATAAAACGATTGTGAGAGGTAGAAGAGGGAgacaagggaaggagaaaggaggggaaggaaataaAGGTGGCAGTATCTGAAACTGGAGCAGATGTgaaagaggtacagagggtcaggaaatcaaacaaaaatagtcAGCGGGGGTTGGGAGGTGATGAGGAACTGggaatagccactggagggtcccagacacaAGAGAAatgtgaggctcccaggacccaaagggaTTGACTTTAGCCATAATGCCTAGAGaaagggaagatagaacctgtgcaggctacctccagtagatagacacaTTCTCTGGTCAAAGGATatggccacccacccatctcaaagtttttaaacTCAGAAATGTTCCAGTCCAAAGGAAAAAACATggaacagagaatgaaggaaggaacaACTCGGGAAGACCCCACCTGTGGATGTATCGTGTTTGCAGACACCAACCCCACCCctgacaggaacctagtgtgGTGATTGCTTGGGAAGTCTGGCTAGCAACTGATGAATTCAAATGCAGAtccttggagccaaccatcagactgaactcaaGGAACCTGGTGCTGGAACTGCAGAAGGACGGGAGGAGTGGTGGGAATTTGCAACCCTGTTGTTAGCATAATATATGCTGGCCTGactacccagttctcccacagaCTAGAACACCAATCAAGGAGTGTACCTGGATAGATCCATGGctccacatacatatgcagcagaagatagACTTGCTGACagcaataggaggggaggcccttgctCCCTGTGAAGTTTGATGCTGCAGAGTAGTGGGATGCTGGAGTGCTAGGGCAGGAGAatgtgggtaggtgggggaacactcttatacaggcaaaggggagagggagggctgATGTAGGTTTGGAGGTTGATGGAGGGGCTAACCTGGTGGTGGGATATCTTGGGATGATGAGTTGGTTGAAGGGGTAAAATGGAAGTGAGAtaccatttgagatgtaaacaaatggaatgattaatcttttaaaaaagatgagtAAGTGCTGGTTTCACTCTACTAGAAACAATTGTTCTaaatctgctgagccatcttgctggccatacctctcattctttctttctttctttttttttttttaattcagttttttttaGTAGCTCTAGAAACTGGGGTATTTTTTTGAGAGTTTTCAAACAAATTCATTTTGTTATTCCCATTGCTTtgtcttttctgtgatttttggCTTTTAGAGCAACTATCACTGAATAGATTTCATTTAgaaatttggttatttggtttgttggtgtccaGTTTCATTAGTTCATTACATATTTTGGAAATCACTCTGTCAAATGTGTAGCTGGTGAAAATAGTTCCCCATGAATGTTTAggttttctggtgtttctgttttgtttaagtcCAGCTTTAATCAATGTGGGTCTGACAAGATACAAGGcattacttttatttcttgtgtttgttgAGGCTTTCTTagtgactgactatatggtcaaCATTGGAGGAGatttatgaggtgctgagaaaaggtatatccttttgtgcTTGGATAAAACATTCTATAGATTATATAGATACTCTTAGGTcaatttgattcataatgtctgtaagtttcattatttctctctttagCTTTCAAATGGAAGATCTGTCAGTTGATGAGAATGTGGTGTTGAAGCCTCCCATTATCAGTGTGTGGGGTTATATGTGCAAATTCAGCTTTATTAATGCTTCTTAGACAAATGTGGATGCTCTTTTGTTTGGGGCaaagatgtttagaattgagataTTGTCTTGTTAGATTAGTACTTTTATATGTATGCAgtctccttccttgtctcttttgattaattttttggTTGAAATGCTCCTTTACTAGCTACAGCTAGCTTCTGATATCTGTTTGCTCAGAAAAATTTTCCAGTTCCCTTACTCTGAAGTAATATCGAttctttgttgctattgtttCTTACATGTATCAGAATGAAGGATCCTGTTAACAAATCTGTTCTTTAAGCGAGTGTTGTTTACTTGGGGAATGAAGTCCATTGATGTTCAAAGATATTGATTACAAGTGATTGTCAattcaaatgtgtgtgtctgtgtgcacacatgtatgcaggcatGTTTCCCTTGattttgctggtatggaattacttattttatcCTGTATTTTCTTGGATATAATTATCCTTGTTCTATTAGAAATTTCCTTTGAGTTTTACTGTAGGTCTGGATttgatagatattgtttaaatttgaatttattttgaaacatttgtTTCTTCCATGTATGACAATTGTTTTTCTGGATATAGTATTCTAGTATAACACATGTAGTTTATTAGATGCTTCAAGGTATCTACTCAGGCCCTTCTACATTTTGGAATCTCTgttgaaaatttttgtttaattctgcTAGATAGGCCTTTGTGTGTGACCTGGCCTTTGTCCCaggtctttttaaatatttttttctgtgctgtgtaggttttgtgttgttattttttatgttgtggGAGattgtcttttctggtccatCCTAATTGGCCTTctagaaaacaatgttttttggtatctctttctttagattggaaaagttttcttctctGACTTTGTTAAAATTTTTTTGGGGCCCTTAGATCTTGGactcttctcctttttctattcctattattcatagattaggtcttttcatggtgtgCAACACAAATAACATTTCACCACAAATTTATCCAGTCTGAAATAAATGCAATGACTGTGCAGAGACATAGGAAACCAGGAATCAATAACCTTCCGAAATTGATACCCATCCCATAGTTAAGCACAAATACCTGATACTGTTAATCATACTCTGTTTTGTTTGCAGATAGAAGTCTAGCTTTGCATTCCTGTGAGGTGCTCCACACAGAAGCTAAATTAGACAGatatagacacccacagccaaactgtAGATGGAGCTTAAGAATTTGTatggaagaaaagcaagaaggatTAGAGCCCCTGagggggataggaactccacaggaagacaaatagAGTCAAATAACCAGGAACCTTGGAgcactcagagactgaaccaccaaccaaagaagatAGATGGGCCAGATCTTGGCCTTCCTGCATATTTATAGTATATGTGAAGCTTAGTCTTCTTCTGGTTCCTGCACAATTGGAGGGAAGGATATCCCAAAAGCTTTTTCCTGCTGTCATATATGTTCTGCTAACTGGCTAAAATGGCTGGCCTCCATGggagaagatatatatatatactcacagatTTGATATGACAGGATTGTGGGATACCTAAAGGAGCAAACTCatgctcagagaagaaagagaagatggcATGTGtagaaggattgtggaaggagaTTACCTGGTTGGGACACCGAGTAATcctacaaataaaataagtaatacaataatactaaagaaaaaagaaaagaatatcttTTCCCCTTGTATAGGTTGACCTTTTTGGACTTTTGACATTGTCTCTCACCCTATAAAAGATTTTGAGTTCATCTGgacccatttattaattgttgaccttaCTAACTGAGTGTTCATGTTCTGTTAGGAAGTTATGTCCTATGCCAATTTCTTCATGGgtcttttccaatttttcttcAATTGgatttattatacaatataataaatCTTGATGCATTGATCTTGATGTCATATATCTTGatgtctttgatctacttggacttgagttttctgcAGGATGAAAAATATGGATCTATACTCATTCTTCAACATTCAGTGATCCAATTAGACCAgcaaatttgttgaagatgctttcttttcttcattgtgtatttattgcttctttgtcaaagaaaaaTCAAGTGTGCCTTGGTATATGAGGTTATTTGAGGTTATTccattcaactttttttttaaatttttttaaggatttatttatttattatatgtaagtacacttacactgtagctgtcttcagacactccagaagagggagtcagatctcgttgcggatggttgtgagccaccatgtggttgctgggatttgaactccagaccttcggaagagcagtcgggtgctcttaaccactgagccatctctccagcccctagtccATTCAACTTTATTGACCAATGTGTCTAtatctataccaataccatgtaattttttttatgattgctctgtagtacagcttgaaatcatgATGAAGATGCCTCTAAAAGTTATTTTACTTTGCAGTATTGATGTAGTTGTCCTGACACTACAACATGACACTTTTAATATGACACACTGAGAATTTTTTCAAGGTATATTAtaaattgtgctggaattttgttgGGAATGGAAATGAACCTGTAGATTTCTTTTAGTAGAATGGAAATTATTTCTGTTAATCCTGCTAAAGAAGTACAGGGGGGGATCTTTCCATATTGTGATATCATTACTTTCTTCAATGACTTGATGAACTTGTCACACTGGACTTACACTTCCATGGTTAGAGTTACAAcgagatatttttatattatatgtggcTACAGTGAAGGCTattgtttcattgatttcttttataGTCCATTAATGATTTGTATAAAGGAATGTTACTCATAATTTTGAGATTACTTTGTATCAGTATAatggactgattttttttcagatgtagGAGATCCCTGGATGGGTTTTTGCCTTTGCTTATTTAAGTTATTATATCATCTGTAATTTGATGTACTTTgacttactttttaaatttgtattcccCTTGTCTTATTGCCATAGTTAAAACATAAATTCCAATATTGAATACATATTGAGCGAAAAGTCTATCTTGTCCCTAATTTTGATGGAGTTCATTTAAGTTTCTCTCCCTTTAATtcatgttggctattggcttatTGTATGTTGCCCTTATATAGATGAGTTATGTACAATTTATCCCTAATATCTATAAGAAGTTTATCATTAAGTGGATTTGATTTTCTGAAAacccttttcagcatctaatatgATATTCGTTTTCcccagtttgtttatatgttggATTACATTGGAATGGTTATTTTTTTCAACCTGCATCTCTGTTATGAGGAACTACACTTGATTATGATAGATATGTTTCTAGATTCAGGTTgtcatttttttggtttttgagtagttttgcatcaaTATGCCATGAGGAAAATTGATATGAAATCCCCCTTCctgggtatttttgttgtttagttaTCAGTATAATTATggcctcataaaattaatttgtcaacttttttttggtttctattttatagacTCATGTATGTGGTATGGTATTAGGGGTTCTTTGAAAGTCTAATAGAATTGTGTGCTAAAACCATTTGCCCCAGACTTTTTTAAGATATATAACGTATAATGACTGATTGCCTCCATTTCCTTATGAGTTATAGGCCAATTTAAATGGTttttctgatcttgatttaaactTTGTTAGTGTTATTGcttaaattttgattttactgATATGAACAGagaccaagaccaaggcaactcttatgaaaacatttcattgctGCTGGATTATATATTCAGATGTTCattccattattatcaaggcaggaacacctaggcaggcagagctgagagttctaaatattcatctgaatgctgctagcagaatattggtgACCAGAAAGTTATGGTTAGAATACTAAAGCCCAAacatacagtgacacacctattccaacaagtccacacccccaataaggccacactctctgccaaacatattcaaaccatcgcATTCCTCTCACTGACCCCAGAGGCTTGTTCAAACTTATATGTCTATCGGGTTCACACCTAAAGATAGcataatgaaataaaagttaGTCTATCTTCAAAAGCTGTCATTGTCTAAAGcggtctcaacaatgttaaaagtcaatgttccaagtctcttctgagattcatccaatcattGTAATCATTAAATCAAGACAGGAAACTGGCTGAGCAAACTCCAAGCTATGCATCTCTTTGTCTTGTGTCAAAGGTATCTAactccattttcatcttttttgagTACACCAAACATCTCTCATCTGGGATGGTTCCATGATATGTCTCTGGCATATCTATCATCTTGGGTTCTCCAATGTAACTACAAAGttccagcttcttgtttcagtgtctgggatccacatatgAATTTCTAGGATCTGCTAAATATATGAGATAatttctccatctctgccctAAGTAGTGCTCTAAGCTTAGGTTGATCCACTACTGTTCTTGctttcttggtgatcatcccatggtaatGGCATCTACAATATACTGCGgccttctgctgcaactagactTCACCAATATACTCTCATAGGCCCTCTTCATGGTTCTAAACCTCACCTTCCTTGCAttaccccttcagtcctggaacatcaactacaactgagactgcaccttcaccaatggccttccatggttTCTCACAGTGTAGATCCTCAGCTCCTCTTCCTGACTCCTTCATGCCATAAAAGCAAGTAACACCTGGAAGACTTTTAATCAATACTATGTACaactgcagcacaaggtacaactttgactttctctgaaacacagcttttTTTCTGCTCACAGAAAATATATCCCAGTAAATTTTATATTagtaatgctggtctcttctaaaATCATCACTAATTTTTTAACTCCAGATAACCACCATCAACTATCCCAGTAGTTGTCTTCTCCTCTTGACAATAAAGCCAGAGTCCATGTCCAAAGCTACTGAGTTCTGCTACTTCCTAGGGCTGGAACATGCCCCCCCCCTTTCTAGTACATTATCAAcacctttctgttttccaattctATCACTGCCTAATcttacctgtcctggaacttcctctgtagactaATGATGAACACATGCCTGTCTTCTAACTGCTGGGATTGAACATGTAAAACACTACATATAGATTTATAACTTGCTTTGACCCAGAATGACTTTGATCTTACATCTGCTTTCTTTGTCTCATAGAAATAAAAGCATGTATTACCCTTTCCTTTTCATAAACTTACCTGAATGGGATCTTACCACAAgttcaccactcccttaattctgTTTAACCTTGAACACAGGAATCAGCTTCGTTTTACTTCCAGGTTCccttttaaaacttgaaatatatatatgtagcctccccctcacccagcctggaacctgtttgctcaggggtggagcttcctgcttgaaaaaagaaagagatctagacaatgagaaagtagcaatgTAAATTTTCGTttgggggaagtccaggtactttgtTCAGTTGCAAATTGTAAAGCTAAGGCTAGTCTCAGGTCTCCTGTAGGGGAGTTGGCTCAGAGGAAAACAGCGTTTCTGggagaatgatgttttgcaattctGAAAATAAGGTTCCTGATGGCATATTGAAGTTAAACGTACCACAGGTTTCCAATAAGGGTACTGACTGAGCAACATATAAACTGtcagtaaagatattaaaaaccTCATGTACAGACTGAAAGACCTTTAGTACTGCTGTTAATTCGGGTAGCTGAGCCAAGAGACCAGGAGTCTCTACGATAACCTGTTGATTATTAATAAAGATATCCAGcttgccctttagaggagccatcagtaaaaatcaatagagcattatTTAAGGGCTGTAAAAAAGTCATCTTAGGAAATATCatatcatgtacatttaaaaattttatcaatcTATCTTGGGGGTAGTGACTGTCTATAATTCCATTAAACCCTATTTGTGCAAGCAACCAATCTTTACTATGCTGTTTCAGCCAGGTGTCCTGACTTATGCTGTAAGGCTGAACAGTGATATCTGGCTCTTTTCCGAAATAAGTCAATGCCTGCCTTCTTCCAGTGATAATCATNTGAGCCACTGCTTCGTGATATGACAAGATATTACCTTTGggagaaatcctcgaatgtatccacattataGGAAATTTTTGCCATAGCAGTCCTGTAGGCACATGagtcgtattaaaaattaacaggttCAGCGGCaaggagtaatctatataagtgacaaactGCTCTTCAATAGCCTTTTCCACTAGCTGTAAgaccagcaatccttctgaggttagggATCTAGGGGAAGTGGGATNagaactccctttaagaatatcaaataagggtttcaactcccctgtagtaagctttaaataggggcgaagccaattaatatcacctaacaatttttgaaaatcatttaaggtcCTTAAGTTATCTCTATGAATAACAATCTTCTGGGGAGAATCAGCTTGATCAGtgagtctaaaacccaaataattataaggatcctgagtttgtaccTTTTCAGAAGCAATTTGCAATCCTTTATCAGCTAGGGTCTTTTGTAACCCTTTATAACACACAAGCAATTCTTGGGGGTCCTTTCCTGCCATCAATTCATTATCTGTGAAatgaataatgtaaatatttggccATTGTTGTCTAACAGGCTGAATTGCTTTCGTTACAAACCTTTGACATAAGGTGGGACTATTAGCCATCCCCTGCgggagaactgtccattgatatcttttcATGGGTTCNTTGAAATTTACAGAAGGaacaataaaagcaaatctttcacaatccttccGATGCAAAGGGAtggtaaagaaacaatctttcaaatctatAACAATCTTATAATATCCCTTAGGAATGGCTACTGGGGAGGGGAGCCCCAGTTGTAAGGTTCCCATAAGTACCATGGTCTCATTAACCTTTCTTAAATCTTGTAAGAGTCTCCATTTTCCAGATTTCTTNCTGATAATGAAAATGGGTGTATTCCAGGGAGAATGAGACTCCACCAAATGTCCTGCTTCTAACTGCTCCTGCACTAGCAAAGAAGTGgcctctattttctctttaggtaaagaccactgatcttTACCTAAAGACACCGGAATATCATTACACCATTGAATTTTTTCGGcgtgggatgcaggcaagatagtggtcgctactgaaaatactttaaacCTCTTATGTTAGAGTGGGGTTTAAGATCCTGAAGGGTCTTAATTCCCTGTCCCTTCCTTATTAGTCCACGACCAGGCAGGGGTCCCTGCCTGAATGTCTGCTCAGTCACCATCTCCTTAGAACTGCACAGAATAACACCCATCTGTGACAACAGATCTCTTCCCCACAGGGTcacaggcaaatttgacataacatacgGCTGAATCTTTCCTGATTTCCCNtcctcatctctccaggttagcaatttggaacTACGTTTTGGGTTACTGGCATacccaattccttgaaggtgagtcAAGGAATCTGTCAAGGGCCAGTTTGAGGGCCAGTCCTGCCCTCTTATAATCGTTACATCGGCCCcggtatctattaatccttcaaagcctTTTCCATCAAGagtcaatttaaggttaggtctctgattagtgATAGATTTCATCCAATTTACGCCAGAGGAGTCAAAGTTATTTTGTCCTTCCTCATTTTCAAAGAATTTATACAGTGACTGGCGTAAAGGGATCAAAGTAAGTTGAGCAATTTTTTGATTAGTGGGTATAGTTACAACACCACGAGGGCAAGCggctatgattttaatttctccctcataatcattatttataacacctggataaatctgcaggcCTTCTACAATAGAACTGCTTCGTCCTAAGAGAAAGCCACAGGTTTCCACAGGCAGCGGTCCAAAGACTCTGGTTGGCAGAGTTTGGACTCCCActtctggggttaatactgccTGGACAGTGAGACAGAGGTCCAGTCTTGCATTTCCTGGGTTTGACCTGACAAGCTCAAGAACTGATCTTGTTGGCTGGGCAGCAGATTTATAGCCCCATAAGCTGTCTTCTTTGAGTAACTCGGGGTCTGGGGCTGACCCCTTTCCTCGTTTCCTGGCACTGGGCGGCTCAAAACCCCTGTTTTATGCTTACAATCTCTTGCCCAGTGGCAGCCCTTCCCACACTGGGGACATATTCCTGGGGCACGGCCTGTTCGTCTACCCTCGGCACCCTTGTTCTTAggacaattacttttaaaatgattcaaACTTCCACATTTAAAGCATGTATTATTCCCTTGTTTCCTCGAGAACATTGCTTGCACATGGGTTCCCTGCGAGAACTCGCAGGAAGGCCCGATGTCTGCGCAAAGACAGACATATCCCACCAAATCTGTCTGTCCCTTATGCGGTTGAATCGCAGCTCGGCAAATTgtgttagcattctcataagccaattgcataatAAAAGGACTTCCCGTGTCCGGACTTCCAAGGATTCTACTAGCTGAAATCAATAGCCTGTCCACAAAGTCCTGATATGGTTCACCAGAACCCTGGCGAATGCTAGCTAAACTTCCACCAATATCTCCTTTGACTAGCAACCTTCCCGAAGCATGTCGTGCGGTTGTCGCAATTTGCGCGTACACTGCAAGGGGAAAATCAATCTGATTTGTCTGTCCCTCATATGGACCCTCTCCTAAAAGCATGTTGCTATTCCAGTCTGAGTTACCAGCCTGAGCATTAGAAGcagcagttttcttactggcgtctcgccattcagaatcccaaagcaaaatATCTCCTGACAGGGTAGCCTTAGAAAGAGTCTTCCAATCTAAGGGGGTTAAATGTGACTCCACAACTGTGTCCAGTAATGCTTGAGTGAATGGGGCTGAAGGGCGATATTGCACAACAGTTGCCTTTAACtcttttatcaacttgaaatccaagATCTGGTAATGTCTGGCCCTAGTATCTTGCTGATCAACTACCTCAACCACAGGAAAGGCTAGCGTATTAGACATATTCTGTTCTTTCCCATGAGCCTGACTCACAACTCTTTCTAGCGGCACCTGGTGAACTACAGAAGAGTTACTCTTCTCCGATTCTGACATCTTCTTTAGTTCCCGAAGCTCATTAGTCAGCTTCTAAAgcttaatttcaaactctaattcgCTTAGCTGTGTGTCCCTATCAGTAGCACCTCCCGAAGTGGGGACTACAGATGAAGCAGGAGATTCACAAGAGGACCAATTCTCATTAAAGTAATGGGCAGCTCCTTTATCTGagtgatttttgttaaaaatcagtTCATCATCTGAGTTTCCACAGTTATCAATTTTTGATTTAAGAAGATCCTTTTCTGAGGAGGCCCTCTCTGATAGGCACTCCTCCTGAGATACCACAAGCTCCGCCTGGGGATAATTTGGCCCTGGGGAAGTTGCATCTTTTATAGTATCATTTATGAGCGCCCAGAGGCCTGAGGTAAAATTATCTGTCTGAGCGATTTTCAAGGCCTCACCAACTTTCTCCCAGATTCCACCatctactgtttcttcttccttgaaccatgggcaacagctATCTATCTTGCCTAAAAAAATTTCTAACTAATTGTACTTCAAGCCTCACTCCTCTGGCCTGAAACAACTCCTGAAATCTAAGTGCAACTGCCTGATCCATAACTTTAAACCCTTACTTCTTCCACCTAAGCAGCTTTCTAAAAA
This Mus caroli unplaced genomic scaffold, CAROLI_EIJ_v1.1 scaffold_2859_1, whole genome shotgun sequence DNA region includes the following protein-coding sequences:
- the LOC110288955 gene encoding LOW QUALITY PROTEIN: endogenous retrovirus group K member 10 Gag polyprotein-like (The sequence of the model RefSeq protein was modified relative to this genomic sequence to represent the inferred CDS: deleted 1 base in 1 codon; substituted 1 base at 1 genomic stop codon), with amino-acid sequence MDQAVALRFQELFQARGVRLEVQLVRNFLGKIDSCCPWFKEEETVDGGIWEKVGEALKIAQTDNFTSGLWALINDTIKDATSPGPNYPQAELVVSQEECLSERASSEKDLLKSKIDNCGNSDDELIFNKNHSDKGAAHYFNENWSSCESPASSVVPTSGGATDRDTQLSELEFEIKLXKLTNELRELKKMSESEKSNSSVVHQVPLERVVSQAHGKEQNMSNTLAFPVVEVVDQQDTRARHYQILDFKLIKELKATVVQYRPSAPFTQALLDTVVESHLTPLDWKTLSKATLSGDILLWDSEWRDASKKTAASNAQAGNSDWNSNMLLGEGPYEGQTNQIDFPLAVYAQIATTARHASGRLLVKGDIGGSLASIRQGSGEPYQDFVDRLLISASRILGSPDTGSPFIMQLAYENANTICRAAIQPHKGQTDLVGYVCLCADIGPSCEFSQGTHVQAMFSRKQGNNTCFKCGSLNHFKSNCPKNKGAEGRRTGRAPGICPQCGKGCHWARDCKHKTGVLSRPVPGNEERGQPQTPSYSKKTAYGAINLLPSQQDQFLSLSGQTQEMQDWTSVSLSRQY